One genomic region from Thermoleptolyngbya sichuanensis A183 encodes:
- a CDS encoding c-type cytochrome has protein sequence MLGSAVVMLVAIAALLLLRHPDPYVRSVLALEGNPSQGQVIFQMNCATCHGLTGDGVVGPSLHHVSARKSRIKLIEQVISGKTPPMPQFQPNAQEMADLLEYLESL, from the coding sequence CTGCTGGGTTCGGCGGTGGTAATGCTGGTGGCGATCGCCGCCCTGCTGCTGCTCCGCCATCCCGACCCCTACGTGCGGAGCGTGCTGGCTCTAGAGGGCAACCCGTCCCAGGGGCAAGTTATTTTCCAGATGAACTGTGCAACCTGCCACGGATTGACGGGGGATGGCGTAGTCGGCCCCAGCCTGCATCATGTTTCCGCCCGCAAGTCTCGCATCAAGCTAATCGAGCAGGTAATCAGCGGCAAAACACCCCCCATGCCCCAGTTCCAGCCCAACGCTCAGGAAATGGCGGATTTGCTGGAATATCTTGAGTCCTTATAG
- the petG gene encoding cytochrome b6-f complex subunit V, with amino-acid sequence MVEPLLSGIVLGLIPVTLAGLFVAAYLQYRRGDQLGL; translated from the coding sequence GTGGTTGAACCGCTGCTTTCTGGAATTGTGTTGGGCTTGATTCCCGTGACGCTGGCTGGTCTGTTTGTCGCGGCTTATCTGCAATATCGCCGGGGCGACCAGTTGGGTCTGTAG
- the rsmD gene encoding 16S rRNA (guanine(966)-N(2))-methyltransferase RsmD codes for MSLRIYGNRLIKTLPGGDTRPTPSRVRQALFNIWQGEIEGCRWLDLCSGSGSMGAEALCRGAVLVVGIEQSGRAAAVVTENWQTVAKPDQQFRLLRGDVRQMLPKLSGQRFDRIYFDPPYASELYEPVLEAIARHQLLAPDGELAVEHGGDRFSETALATLLPRIAPLVPCREKVYGNTALMFFGWQDEGLA; via the coding sequence ATGTCTCTCCGCATCTATGGCAACCGCCTGATTAAAACCCTCCCTGGCGGCGACACCCGCCCCACGCCCTCGCGGGTACGGCAAGCGCTGTTCAATATTTGGCAAGGGGAAATCGAGGGCTGCCGCTGGCTGGATTTGTGCAGCGGCAGTGGCTCAATGGGGGCCGAAGCGCTCTGTCGCGGCGCGGTGCTGGTCGTGGGCATCGAGCAGTCTGGGCGGGCCGCCGCCGTGGTCACAGAAAACTGGCAAACTGTCGCCAAACCGGATCAGCAGTTTCGGCTGCTGCGCGGCGATGTGCGGCAAATGCTACCAAAACTGAGCGGGCAACGCTTCGACCGGATTTACTTTGACCCGCCCTACGCCAGTGAGTTGTATGAACCCGTACTGGAGGCGATCGCCCGTCATCAGCTTCTGGCCCCCGATGGCGAACTGGCGGTCGAACACGGGGGCGATCGCTTTTCTGAAACGGCCCTAGCGACCCTGCTGCCCCGCATCGCGCCCCTAGTTCCCTGCCGCGAGAAGGTCTATGGCAATACGGCGCTGATGTTTTTTGGGTGGCAAGATGAGGGGTTGGCGTGA
- a CDS encoding ABC transporter ATP-binding protein: MARIALNQITRIFNATTAIADITFEVPDGQFWVMVGPSGCGKSTILRTIAGLEMATSGDLYIGDRRVNDLPARQRDVAMVFQNYALYPHMTVAENLAFGLRMRGADVRTIQSRIEAVAQSLGLTPLLDRKPGQLSGGQQQRVALGRAIARKPQAFLMDEPLSNLDAQLRDDTRAELKQLHQQLGITTIYVTHDQTEAMTLADQIVVLNQGRIQQIGPPQEIYQQPANQMVATFVGNPPMNLLNAVYLENRLHIGEQVLPCPAELQSVLGDSRRESAPHRLRERVANRPERSINLGIRPEQLQIAPDGIAPDGIAPDGEDGRLVAQVTLVEPLGRETLVRAKLPGVARPINLLAAPERAVQVGDRLSLRFDERALVGFDPETGDRLR; this comes from the coding sequence GTGGCTCGAATTGCGCTGAACCAAATTACGCGAATCTTTAATGCAACGACGGCGATCGCCGATATTACCTTTGAAGTCCCCGATGGGCAGTTTTGGGTGATGGTGGGGCCGTCGGGCTGCGGCAAATCGACGATTTTGCGGACGATTGCGGGGCTGGAGATGGCTACGTCGGGCGATCTGTATATTGGCGATCGCCGCGTGAATGACCTGCCTGCCCGCCAGCGCGACGTGGCGATGGTGTTCCAAAACTACGCGCTGTATCCCCACATGACGGTGGCGGAGAATCTGGCCTTTGGGCTGCGGATGCGGGGAGCGGATGTCCGCACGATCCAGTCGCGCATCGAAGCGGTGGCCCAGTCGCTTGGATTGACACCCCTGCTCGATCGCAAGCCAGGTCAACTTTCCGGCGGGCAGCAGCAGCGGGTGGCGCTGGGTCGGGCGATCGCCCGCAAGCCCCAGGCGTTTTTGATGGACGAGCCGCTGAGCAACCTGGATGCCCAACTGCGCGACGACACTCGTGCTGAACTGAAGCAACTGCATCAGCAGCTTGGCATCACCACAATCTACGTCACCCACGACCAGACTGAAGCCATGACCCTGGCGGATCAGATCGTCGTGCTAAACCAGGGCCGGATTCAGCAAATCGGCCCACCCCAGGAAATCTACCAGCAGCCTGCAAATCAGATGGTGGCGACGTTTGTGGGCAATCCGCCAATGAATCTTCTAAACGCGGTCTATTTAGAGAATAGGCTGCACATCGGCGAACAAGTCCTGCCCTGTCCCGCAGAGTTGCAGTCGGTGCTGGGCGATTCCCGTAGGGAAAGTGCGCCGCACCGCTTGCGCGAACGCGTCGCGAATCGCCCTGAACGCTCCATCAACCTGGGCATCCGGCCAGAGCAGTTGCAAATTGCGCCCGATGGGATTGCGCCCGATGGGATTGCGCCTGATGGGGAAGATGGCAGACTGGTGGCACAGGTGACGCTGGTGGAGCCGCTGGGCCGCGAAACGCTGGTGCGGGCAAAGCTGCCGGGGGTGGCGCGTCCGATCAACCTGCTGGCTGCGCCGGAGCGGGCGGTGCAGGTGGGCGATCGCCTCTCGCTGCGGTTCGACGAGCGGGCGCTGGTTGGGTTTGATCCAGAGACGGGCGATCGCCTCCGGTAG
- the hisH gene encoding imidazole glycerol phosphate synthase subunit HisH — translation MTVIAVVDYDMGNLHSACKGLANAGATPHVTDSAKDIGRADAIVLPGVGAFDPAIQHLRDRDLISPLKDAIASGKPFLGICLGLQILLDGSEEGREPGLGIVPGWVRRFRYEPGITIPHMGWNQLQLRQPNLPLWNQLADDPWVYFVHSFYADPADAGVIAATTTHGSQTVTAAIARDNLMAVQFHPEKSSDTGLKLLANFVASVQAKELAGIRG, via the coding sequence ATGACCGTGATCGCCGTTGTGGACTATGACATGGGCAACCTACACTCGGCCTGCAAAGGCTTGGCCAACGCTGGAGCCACTCCCCACGTCACCGATTCGGCCAAGGATATCGGACGGGCAGATGCCATTGTGCTGCCTGGTGTGGGCGCGTTTGACCCGGCAATTCAGCATTTGCGCGATCGCGACCTGATCTCGCCCCTCAAAGATGCGATCGCCAGCGGCAAACCCTTCCTGGGCATTTGCCTAGGGCTGCAAATCTTGCTGGACGGCAGCGAAGAAGGACGCGAACCGGGTCTGGGCATCGTCCCTGGTTGGGTGCGTCGTTTCCGCTATGAACCGGGCATCACCATTCCCCACATGGGCTGGAACCAGTTGCAGCTTCGGCAGCCCAATCTGCCCCTGTGGAACCAGCTTGCAGATGATCCCTGGGTCTATTTTGTCCACTCCTTCTATGCCGACCCTGCTGATGCAGGAGTGATTGCGGCTACGACCACCCACGGGTCGCAAACCGTAACCGCAGCGATCGCCCGCGACAACCTGATGGCTGTCCAGTTCCACCCCGAAAAATCCTCCGACACCGGGCTAAAGCTGCTGGCCAACTTCGTTGCCTCAGTGCAGGCCAAAGAACTTGCGGGTATTCGCGGCTAG